The following are encoded in a window of Ignicoccus islandicus DSM 13165 genomic DNA:
- a CDS encoding helix-turn-helix transcriptional regulator: MECVEVKLRELRTERGISQESLAKAVGVSRQTIIAIEKGRYLPSLTLALKIAKFFNVNVESVFRLREECYPKR; the protein is encoded by the coding sequence ATGGAATGCGTCGAAGTTAAACTGAGGGAGCTCCGAACGGAGAGGGGTATAAGCCAAGAATCCTTAGCGAAGGCGGTAGGCGTTAGCAGACAAACGATAATAGCTATTGAGAAGGGTAGGTACCTACCTTCCCTAACGCTCGCATTGAAAATAGCCAAGTTCTTTAACGTAAACGTAGAGAGCGTCTTCAGGCTTAGGGAGGAGTGCTATCCAAAGAGATGA
- the amrB gene encoding AmmeMemoRadiSam system protein B: MRLIEWSFTHPLGPGEVPQVSEVRRKESVGFMVPHAGYIYSGPVAAWAYYYLAKEGPPETVIIVGPNHTGLGSPISIMPPSIWETPLGHVHVDAEAVEEIVRESGIVDVDHTAHIYEHSLEVQLPFLQYLFGNKFKIVPIVMALQSPEAAKALAKGIYNAMEKLGKDYVFLASSDLNHYEPHEVTVKKDMMAIERILKLDTEGLYKTLIENDISMCGPGPVMTLMELSKLYGTKEAVLLKHATSGDTSGDYSQVVGYASIRFPLP; the protein is encoded by the coding sequence ATGAGGTTAATAGAATGGAGCTTCACCCATCCCCTAGGTCCGGGAGAGGTTCCCCAAGTTTCGGAAGTTAGGAGGAAGGAGAGCGTAGGCTTCATGGTACCTCACGCAGGCTACATATATTCCGGCCCGGTGGCGGCTTGGGCTTACTACTACCTCGCTAAGGAAGGTCCTCCTGAGACCGTAATAATAGTTGGTCCCAACCACACGGGTCTAGGAAGCCCTATCTCTATCATGCCCCCCAGCATATGGGAGACTCCCTTAGGACACGTCCACGTCGACGCGGAAGCCGTTGAAGAGATAGTAAGGGAAAGCGGAATAGTTGACGTCGATCACACCGCTCACATCTACGAGCACAGCTTAGAGGTTCAACTACCCTTCCTCCAATACCTCTTCGGAAACAAGTTCAAGATAGTTCCAATAGTTATGGCGCTCCAAAGCCCAGAAGCTGCCAAAGCCTTGGCCAAGGGAATATATAATGCTATGGAAAAATTGGGGAAGGACTACGTGTTCTTAGCCTCTAGCGACTTGAACCACTACGAACCCCACGAGGTAACTGTAAAGAAAGACATGATGGCAATAGAGAGAATATTAAAGCTCGATACGGAGGGCCTCTACAAGACGCTCATAGAGAACGACATTAGTATGTGCGGTCCCGGACCAGTTATGACCCTCATGGAGCTATCGAAGCTATACGGTACTAAGGAAGCAGTCTTGCTGAAACACGCCACCAGTGGGGATACGAGCGGCGATTACTCTCAGGTTGTCGGTTACGCTTCTATAAGGTTCCCTCTACCTTAG